From Chryseotalea sp. WA131a:
ACTCTCCTCCTCTAAATATTGTGCCTTGCTCAATGGTGGCCAATCGCGAAATCCAAACAAATGCCGTACACCCAAATAGACCCTGAGGGCGTCTTCTTCTTTTGCTGTTGGTTTGTTGTGAAATACAAGTACCGGTATAGACTCTAAATCTTCGAGATGATCTGATGATGAGTACTTTGCTGGATTACTTCTAATTTCCTTTATGGCAGCTAACCTTCGATTACCTTCAATTACTACCAATCTATTTTTACTCCCTCGTTTAACCACAAGAGGCTCAAAATCAATAAAGCCATTTTGAAGAAATGAGTCAACAAGTTCAACTGCATAATAAGGTTCTCCAAAAATTTGCTTTTGAATTTGTTCCTGAGTATTTCCTATCATCTTGGTTGCGAATCTTGGATTTTCTGGATCAAAGTCAAGTAAATCTGGAGATACATATTCTATCGCCACATGAGAGACCGGAGCAGAAGCTGGCATATTGTTAGGATTTTAATTATGGAAAGAGCATTATAAATTCAAAAAGGTAACTAAAAATGCCTAAAGCATTAGAAAACTAGTAAAACTTGACGGAAATGCAAGACCTAAGTCTAAATCCTTTATTGATTAAGATAGTTTAAAACAGGAGCGACAATTACTTTTGACAATTTGGGAGGAACGGAATTTCCTACTACCCTATATTTATCCAATAAAGTTCCGTCTAATTTCATTTTGGACGATAGACCTTGAATTTTGGCACACTCCCTCCATGACAAGCGCCTATTAAATTCACCTTGTAATTTCCATTTGTCGGTCGAAACAAACGACATTGGGCTTCCTTTCGGATGTAATGGCACATGATGACCATGAGCAACAATTGTAAAACTGGGTTCGTCCCACGCTCTTTTTCGATTTCGTGTTAAATAATGACCATGAAAAGATCCATCATAGAATTCCCCTTCAGGCCACTCTACCATGCCTCCAATGACGTCTCTAAGAGTTCTGGATTCATTTCTTCCATCACTTCCATGGGTCACCTTTGGAAAAGAGTATTTGAAGTCCTTAATCGTTTTCTTTACCCCAACAAGAAATACTCTCTTTCTGGTTTGTGCCACCCCATACTCAGACGCGTCAACTTGGGAATAAGTAATATTATATCCCAATTCTGAAAACGCCCTAATTTGTTCTTGGATAAACCAACCTCTGCCAGCTGAAAGCATTCCCCTTACGTTTTCCACAAAAAGAAATTTAGGCTTAACTAGTTTTAGTGCTCTCAGGAATTCTTCAAATAGAAAGTTTTTATCGTTTTGGTGAATATCTCTTTCTTCCAATTCCTTCCACCTTCTTCTTGCTGCTTCGCTAAATCCAGTGCATGGATAACATCCTATAAGTATATCAGCTTGAGGGAATAACTTCACTTTTCTTATATCACCTAAATGAAAATCAACATCATTAAAAATAGATTTATAAGCATAGGCAGCATGTTGGTCGTTGTCATTTGCCCAAATGATTTCTGCGCCCGCTTGCTTAACGCCATAGTCAAATCCACCACAGCCAGAAAACAATGAGACTGCCTTTATTTTGTGCATATAAACGAGTTGATCTCTTAACAAATACAATATTAAATACTAACCGATAAAAAAGAAATCAGTTTGGTTTTTAGACCAACAAAAAAGCCACTACTTTTTAGTAGCGGCTTAAACTTTTAAGTGGGAGCTGAGGGGTTCGAACCCCCGACCCTCTGCTTGTAAGGCAGATGCTCTGAACCAGCTGAGCTAAGCTCCCATTTTAAGGACTGCAAAGGTAAAAGAGATTTTTGTTTGCGCAAAAATATTTTTCTTCAGGCCTTAGCCTATTCCCAATAATCATACTGCATATACCTCGCAGCTTCCTGTGCAACTTCCTTTCCCTGTAGCTTCTCCACCACATGAAAGGACATGTCAATCCCTGCCGAAACGCCTGCAGACAAAATGATTTTACCATTGTCCACAATCCGTTTTTCGGGCGATACTTTTGTGTTCGGGGCAATTTCGTGTAAGGTATCTACTGCCAAAAAGTGGGTGGTGGCCTCCAGATTATCGAGTAAGTTGGCTTTCGCCAAAATCAAAGCGCCTGTGCAAACGGAAAGTACCAACTCGGCATGTTTATTTCTTCCCTTTATCCAATCTAGTATTGCTGGATTATTCATTTCCCTCCGCGAGCCAAACGGACTTCCATCCGCATGATAGCCACCGCCACCGGGAATCAAAAAAATATCCACGGCTGGGCATGTATCAAATGTGTAAGTGGGGGTTACCATCAGATTGTTTCGGGCAGCAATAGTTTCTTTTTCGGCCACAGTAAAAACCTCGTAGGGTTCGCCTATCTTTCGCTTTCCGGTAACGGAAAAAACTTCAAATGGCCCGGCAAAGTCGAGCACCTCCACTTCATCAAATAGGATAATTGCAATTTTTTTCATGAACGGGGCAAATAACTAAACTTTTTTGCTTGTATTGTGCTTTAACTGGGTACTAGATACTTGATGCTGGCTTCTAGCGACCAGTATCCAGCATCTAGGATTCATACAAAGATAAACTAACGATTCAATCAATATGAACTACAAACTTTTCGGGCAATCGGGATTACGTGTTTCAGAATTATGCCTTGGCACCATGGGCTTTGGCACGGAGTGGAAGTGGGGAGCAGATAAGGAACTCAGTCAAAAGATTTTTGATGCCTACGCAAACGCAGGAGGGAATTTTATTGATACAGCCAATCGCTATACGGAAGGCACATCCGAAAAATTTGTGGGCGATTTTATAGCCAAAGACCGCGACCATTTTGTGGTGGCTACCAAATATACCCTTCGCGATCGCTCGGGCGATTTGAATTTTGCGGGCAATCATCGCAAAAATTTGATGCGTAGTGTGAAAGAAAGTCTGTGGCGGTTGAATACGGATTATATAGACGTGCTGTGGGTGCACATGTGGGATACTCTCACGCCCACAGAGGAAATCATAAAGGGCTTGGAAGATTTGATTACCCGCGGCATGGTGCACTACATTGGCATCAGCGATACGCCTGCGTGGGTAGTGAGCCAGGCCAACACGATGGCGCAACTGCGCGGTTGGAACCAATTTGTTGGGTTACAAATAGAGTATAGCTTGATACAGCGCACAGTTGAAGCAGAGTTATTGCCAATGGCAAAGGCCTACGGCATGACGGTGACTCCATGGGCGCCATTGGCAGGCGGTGCATTAACGGGAAAATATTTGAAGGGCGACAAAGGCCGCTTACCAGACACCAGCATTCGCCTAGGTGAACGCTCTGTAACCATCACTAAAAAAGTGGTAGAGATAGCGGATAAATTGGGAGTGACCGCCTCACAAGTTGCCATTAACTGGACGCGCCAACAAAAAGGCCAGAGTATAATTCCAATTGTGGGGGCTACAAAGGAACATCAAGTGCAAGATGTATTGGGGTGTTTGAAATTTGAACTGCCAATGGATTTGATTAACGAGTTAAATGAAGTCTCGAAAATTGAATTGCCCTTTCCGCAAAAATTCTTGACAGAGCCTGGTGTGCAAGATGTTTTGTTTGGTGGGGTGAGAGATAAGATGGTGGATAGTAGGTATTAATAGTCTGCTGTTGGCAGTAAGCAGTAGGCAGGGTTTGGCTGCCGACTGGATACTGCCGACTGCCAACTGAGAAATGGTTACACTAACATTCTACAACTACAAAAAAGGCTTCGGGTGGCTTGGCTTTTTGGCTATGGGCTGGATGCGCTTGCCATTGTGGCGGAATTCAGAAATCACTTTTTGGAAGTTATTGGGTGTGGGGCAGCCAGGCTTTAAACCTCAAGGTGATGGCCGGCAGTGGGCAGTTCTAATCGTCTGGAAGAGAACCCCCGATAAAATTTATTGGTGGCAGAAATTTCTTCAAGCAAAATCAGAAGTTACTTCTTTTCATTTGTTGCCCTTATTCGGTCATGGCTTATGGAGCGGTGTTGACCCATTTGGTCATTTGAAAACAACGAACCTACAATCAAAAAAAGTTGCCGTGCTTACACGTGCTTCCATCAAGTGGAGCAAAGCAAAATTATTTTGGCAAAACGTACCCGCTGTTTCCGAAGATTTAAATCAGTCGTTTCGGCCAGAGTTTACAGCAGGCATTGGCGAAATCCCCTACATCCGCCAAGCTACTTTTAGCGTGTGGAGCAGTGAAGTAGAAATGAAAAAATTTGCCTATCAACATGCGGCACACAAAAAAGTAATCGAAATGACCAAGCAACATAATTGGTATTCGGAAGAGTTGTTTTATCGGTTTGCAGTTGTAAAAATGAAATGGGTTGAGCTGGAGTAAATCTTTTGTGATTTGGTAAATTTCTATCTTTGTCGATAATCCAATTTCATGAACCCCATCTTCAAAAAACTCAACTATAAAGACCAAAAAGAACTGCATATTGTAAACGCACCAGATAGTTTCAAAAAAGAAACCGATGAGATGCATTCTTTAGCGTCTATTAAAAACTCGTTGACCAATACTAAAAGTGTTTCGTTTTTTCTAGCCTTCGTTACCAAACAAAAAGAAGTTGACGAATGGTGCAAAAAGATTGCTACTGTTTTAAGTGATGATGGATTGTTGTGGTTAGCTTATCCGAAGGGGACATCTAAAAAATACAAGTGCGATTTCAATCGTGATACGGGTTGGGAGGTGTTGGGTAAGTTGGGTTTTGAACCCGTGCGCATGATAGCCATCGATGAGGATTGGAGTGTGTTGCGCTTCCGCAAACCAGAAAACATAAAGAAGATGGTGCGTAGCTTTGCGATGACTGAGTTGGGAAAGAAAAAAGTAGCTGCTAACCGAGAGACAAAAAAATAGTCACCAAATTTCTTTTTTGTTCATTCGAATCATTTCAGGATAGCCTTTCCCTTGGCCCAAAGCGGTAACGGCCATCAATATTCTTTTTGTTTTTGTTTGTGCGGTCTTAGCACTTTCAATCCATTTGCTGAAATATTTTTGATGAGAGCCTGACAAGATTTTAAAATAGGAGAAGGCAACGGGTTCATCGCGCAAACATGCCATCAAATCAGGTGAGAGTACATACTTATCATCGTCTGCTGCTAGGATAACTTTTACGTTATCTCCTTGCCGCTTGCCCAAGGCTTTGCGCATGGTGGCATTTACAGGAAGAATGAAATCTCCATCACCCATCGGTATCAAAGCCATTTGCTTGAGTTTAAAAGTATCAATTGTGCCCTTTACTCGAAACGATGCTTTGCTGGTCTTTAATTTTTTTGCTTGGGTGGAAGAGATGGTAATGTATGACCAGCCGGTTTTTTCGCCTTTCTTGTCGAACTTTTCAATAGTGGTATTAAAACGGAGCATTGGAACTCAATATCCAAAAGCAAAGGATAATTTCAAACTTATCGCTTGATTACTTTGGATGCCAAGTTTCTACCATGCCCTTGCATGATGGCGAGATTGATCCAGCTCAATGCAAAATTTTTATAGCAGAGCGGTTGACCTTTTATTTGGTAATTCACCGTTTTAGCTCTACTTTTGCAATCCAAATCGCGGGGTGGAGCAGTTGGTAGCTCGTTGGGCTCATAACCCAAAGGTCACAGGTTCGAGTCCTGTCCCCGCTACTAAGAAGGATAGTGGTTGTAGTAAACCGCTTTTTTATGCAGTTTACTGTATACGTTCTTCACTCAGTTAGCTTTGACAAGATTTACATTGGGTATACTTCGGATTTGGAATCTAGACTGCGTTCTCATAATGAGCTAGCGACAAAAGGTTGGACGATGAAATTCCGACCTTGGAACGTAGTTCATTCTGAGACATTTGAATCCAAGATTCTAGCATTAAAACGAGAGAAAGAGTTAAAGTCTTATCAAGGAAGGTTGTTTATAAGAAATGACATTTTAAAATCATAGGACGGGTTCATATCCGCCAAATGGCGGACACAGGTTCGAGTCCTGTCCCCGCTACTAAGAAAAAAGATAGCGGTTTTAGTAAAACCGATAAAACCTAAACTGGCGGCTTAATCCGCTACTAAAATTTAAAAGCGGCTTTTTAGGTCGCTTTTTTTATTCAAACTGAAGACATCATGTCTGCAACCCACAAGGCCGGTTTTGTAAGCATCGTAGGCAAACCCAACGTGGGCAAAAGCAGCTTAATGAATAAATTGGTGGGCGAAAATTTATCGATCATCACCGCCAAAGCCCAAACCACCCGCCATCGCATCATGGGCATTTTAAATGGCGAAGATTTTCAAATCGTCTATTCCGATACCCCAGGCATTATGGAACCCAAATACGAACTCCACCAGGCGATGATGAGCTATGTGAAAGTTTCGTTAGAAGATGCGGATGTGGTTCTCTTGATAGTAGAATTGGGTGAGAAATTCGATGAAAATCTTTTCGAAAGATTTAAGTCGTTGACCACCCCTATCATTTTGGTGATCAACAAATGTGATTTGGCGATTGGCTCACAAGCGGAAGACAAAGTAGCATATTGGAAGACCTTGATCAACGCCAAAGAAATCATCACCGTCTCAGCAAAAACAGGGCAAAATGTAGAGTTGTTGTTGCAGCGAATAAAAGAAAATCTGCCCACTCACCCTGGCTATTACGATAAAGAGGAGCTTACCGATAGGAGTGAGCGGTTTTTTGCTTCTGAAATGATCCGTGAAAAAATATTCACCAATTATGAGCAAGAGATTCCGTATAGCACCGAAGTGGGCATCGAATCCTTTAAAGATGAGGAGAAGATCATCCGCATTCGCGCCACTATTTATGTAGAGCGCGATTCGCAAAAGGGCATTGTGATTGGAAAGGGTGGAAGCTCATTAAAAAAAGTGGGCACCGAAGCGCGCGAAAGCATGGAAGCTTTTTTTGGAAAAAAAGTATTTTTGGAAACGCACGTGAAAGTGGCCGATAACTGGCGCAAGCAGAAATTGAAATTGAAACATTTTGGATATTTAGATAATTAGTCAACTTTCGATTGACCACAGTCAATGGCACTGTGGACTATCGAATCGTGGACATTGGACTTGATCTTATGGCAAACGTAATAGCAATAGTAGGCAGGCCCAACGTGGGCAAATCAACTTTCTTCAATCGACTGGTAGAACAACGCCAAGCGATTATGGATGACATGCCGGGCGTTACGCGCGATCGGCACTACGGGTATGCGCAATGGACGAACAAATTTTTTACCGTTATCGATACGGGCGGTTACGTAACAGGCTCAGATGATAAGTTCGAATCGCAAATAAGAAGGCAAGTAGAGATGGCATTGGAAGAAGCCACCGCAGTCATCTTTATGGTGGATTGTAAAGATGGCCTTACGGGATACGATAAGGAGTTTGCCAAAGTCATTCGCAAGTCGAAGAAGCCGGTATTTGTGGCGGCCAACAAAGCAGATACGCCAACCAAAACCTTAGAGGCAAACGAATTCTATGAGTTAAACATGGGCGAAGTATTTCCTATTTCTTCTGAGAATGGCTCTGGCACTGGTGAGTTGCTCGATGAACTGGTGAAAGTTTTTCCATCCGAAGACCCCGAAGATCCGGAAGCGGGCATTCCCAAAATTGCCATTGTAGGCCGACCGAATGTTGGCAAGTCATCTCTCTTAAATATGTTGCTAGGACATGAGAGGAGCATTGTCACAGACATTGCAGGTACAACAAGAGATGCCATTCACTCACGTTACAAAATGTTTGGCAACGATTTTATTTTAATCGACACAGCCGGCATTCGCAAGAAGGGCAAAGTGACAGAGGACATTGAGTTTTATTCGGTTCTCCGCTCGCTGCGGGCGTTGGAAGAAAGCGATGTGTGTATTGTGGTGATTGATGCAGAGCGAGGTCTGGAATCACAAGACGTGAACATCATTGTGCTGGCGCAGAAACAAAACAAAGGCATTGTGATCATGGTGAACAAATGGGACTTGATTGAAAAAGACACCAAAACTGCGGACAAGTTTAAGAAAGAGATGTTGGAAAAACTGGCACCCATTACCTACATCCCGTTCATCTTTGCTTCGGTTGTAACCAAGCAACGCATTTTTCAAGTGATTGAAAAGGCGGTGCAAGTGTATAATAATAAAACCAAGAAAATCCCTACTTCGCAGCTCAACGATGCCATGCTTCCGGAAATAGTGCATTATCCGCCAGCGGCCACCAAAGGAAAGCACATACAGATCAAGTACGTTACCCAAGTGGCAGCCAAATCGCCTGCTTTTGCCTTTTTTTGCAACTTGCCCCAGTACATTCAAGAATCATACATCCGGTTTTTGGAAAACCGCCTGCGCGAAAAATTTGACTTTGAGGGGGTGCCCATAAGGCTGTTTTTCAGGAAAAAATAGTTCAGAAATCGGTTGTGGAGGCTTTTTTAGGCCTGAAATTATTCGAAATCGCCAATAATTTTACATACACAGCATCAAATTACCGCTGGCTTATTATATTTGCGCAAATTTTAATAACCTGTAAACTATGAAAAAATTCATCGCATCTGTTATCGTATGTGGCTTTGCTGTAGCAATGGTTGCATGTGGTGGCAAAAAAGTAGAAGAAGCTGCTGCCGCTGCTGATTCAGTGGTAACTGCAGTTGATACTACTGCTGCTAAAGTTGACTCTACTGTTAACGCAGTGGTTGACTCTGCTAATGCAGTAGTGAAGTAATCAATCTCACAAGATTGTTTTCCCGGGAAGGCTTTAGAGATAAAGCCTTTTTTTATTGCCCTCACCCCCGTCCCCTCTCCCCAAAGCGGGGAGGGGTGACTGTATTAACAAATTTTTAGCGAACCTCTAAAGGCGCGGATCCCATTTATTCAATGCATTTGTTCCTCTTTTTGATTTGATGGAAGAAGAAAAAGTTAGGCAATTGCTTCATCAACACGTGCCGCCTTTGGCAGTTGAATATTGTTGGGGACTTTGGAAGACCTATCGCTTCGCATTCAAAACCAAAAAAGCACGACAATCCAAAGTAGGGGACTTTACTTTTCGGCCGGGGCAGCGGCAGCAGATTACCATTAACCACGACTTGCACCCGTATCTTTTTCTAACCACCTACATCCATGAAGTGGCTCACTTGATTGTCCATGGCCAGCACGGTCGCAAAGCCGAGGCACACGGCCACGAGTGGAAAAATGCGTTTAAAAAATTATTGGAGCCATTGCTCACCGAAGAGATCTACCCGAGGCCCCTGCTCACGCTTTTAAAGAAGCACATGGTCAATCCAAAAGCCTCTAGCTATTCTGATTCAAAGCTAACAGCCGCCTTTCGCGGTTATGATGTGTTGAAAGCAAAAGTAATGGTGCTATCGCAATTGCCGGAAGGCAGCATCTTTCATTTACAGAAAAGATGGTTTAAAAAAGGCGAGACCAAACGCACCCGCGCGCTATGTACTGAAATCAAAACCAAAAAAAAATATTTGGTGCCGTTGGATGCCGAAGTAGGCAGCGCCCAGTTGGGGATGTTTTGAACCTTTGAAAACTAAAAAGTGAATGAGTGGTTGAACAAGGCAGATGTTATCTTGCTATTTCCTGATTCCAGACTTTTATAAACGCCCTGTAGCAATTGATAACCAGTTGTTGATTTGTTAGCCGGATCTACAATCCAATATTCTTTCACGCCAAAACGCTCGTAGAGTTCTTTTTTTACTTTCTCATCATGATCTTGATTGCCTTTTGAAAGGATTTCGATGATCAAATCTGGCACACCGTGTATCACATCGTCATCATCGATGATATGCAACTTTTCTGAGCCGACAAAAATCAAATCAGGTTGCACTGCATTTTGTTCTTCATCTAAATAAACATCCAGCGGGGCAAACAACACTTCGCCCAAATCATGCTGCACTACAAACTGATCGATGCTTCTAAAAAGATTGCGAAGGGTGCGTTGGTGTTTTCCTTTAGGGCTAGGTGACATATACAAACGGTTATCAATCACTTCTGCCAATGTGCCTTCTGGCAACATCTCAAAAACCTCCATGGAGGTACGTGGTGGACTTTGAAGTGCTTTTTGCATAGTTAAAGGTAGATTATTTTGGTATTCAATTCATCACGCTTCATTCTTTATTTAAATATCTTACCCTCAATCGCCTTCCTTACATTACCAAATTTTTTCAGCAACTCTTCGGCTTGAATCTCACTCACTTGTAGTTCGTCCATGATCATTTTCACCCCACGGTTCACAAGTTTGTGATTGGTCAATTGCATATCCACCATTTTATTTCCTTTCACGCGGCCAAGTTGTATCATGGCTGCTGTAGAAATCATGTTCAACACTAATTTCTGTGCGGTGCCGGCCTTCATACGCGTGCTGCCCGTTACAAATTCAGGACCTACCACCACTTCAATAGGGTGGTCGACATTCTTTGCTAACTCACTCCCTTCGTTGCAGGTGATGCATCCGGTAATAATTCCATTTTTCTTTGCTTCTTGCACTCCGCCAATCACATAGGGGGTTCTGCCCGAGGCAGCGATGCCCAACAACACATCGTTCAAATTAATGGCGTGTTTTTCTAAATCTTTCCACGCTTGGTGCGGATCGTCTTCAGCATTTTCTACTGCTTTGCGGATAGCTGTGTCGCCACCTGCAATCAAGCCAATCACTTTGCCTTGTGGCATACCGTAGGTGGGTGGAATTTCAGATGCATCTAAAATACCCAATCGTCCACTCGTTCCTGCTCCAATGTAAAACAGCCGCCCGCCTTGTTTCATTTTATCGCCAATCACCTTCACCAATGCTTCAATTTGCGGGATTACTTTTTCCACCGCTAAGGGTACACCTTTGTCCTCACGATTTATGTTGGCAAGCAGTTCGCTCACGCTCATGTGCTCGAGTTGATTGTAGTGAGAAGAAGATTCGGTCGTGGTAGGCATTAGAGATTAGGCATTAGGTGTTAGGGCATTCCAAAATTACAAATCCTTTTTATGATAAAGAGTAAGCCCGGCAATGGGGCCTTCCAAAATATTTTTAACCGTAATGCCTTTATCGTTGGCTACTTGCCGAAGCACATCGCTAAAATAAAATGCAATGGATCCGGTGAAATGAACTTTTACTTGGTGATAGTTGGCATACTTCATCACATTGTTGGTATAAAACGATTCAAAATGTTTGTACACCAATTGATAGCAGTACGGTTCTTTCAGATGTTGAAAAATGAATTTCGCAAAGCTGGCCAAGAAGGCGCTTGGCTTTTCTTGTTGATATACTTTTTCCAATACTTCCTCCCTCGTCCATGGAAAGCGAGCCTTGAATTGTTCGGCTAATTTTTCAGGCATGTTATTTCGGAAGCAATCAAACACCAATTGTCTGCCCAGGTTGGTACCCGATCCCTCATCGGCCAATATCCAACCTAAGTTGGCCACGTTGTCGATTATTTTTTCGCCATCGTATAAACAAGAGTTAGAGCCCGTGCCCAAAATGCAGGCAATTCCTGGCTCGTGTCCGCACAAGGCGCGTGCGGCTGCTAACAAGTCCCAACCAATTTCAATTTTTGCTTCGGGGTAATGCGTGGCAAAGGCGGCTTGAATAATGCGCTGATTTTTTTCAGACGATACACCCGTGCCATAGTAAAAAATCTTGGTGACCGTTTCTGTAGTCAGTGGCATTAACGAATCAGCAATAATTTGCTGAAGATGCTCGATGGGTTGATAATACGGATTGAACCCGGGCGTGTTGGCTTGACCTACTTCGCCATTTTTAAATAAAAATCGCCAATCGATTTTGGAGCCTCCGCTATCTGCTATAATAATCACAGTAAGTTGGTTTTGTTACAACGATGTAAGATGATTATAATCTTTAATAAGTACATACAAAAACTTGATGGGAGGCATATCTGTTTTTACCCCCAACTGTGTCTTTACTTTTTCGGTGATGGCCAACATTGGTTTCTGGTTTCCCAGATCGCGGTTGATTTCTAACGATCGCTGAATAAGTTCTATATCGGAT
This genomic window contains:
- a CDS encoding DNA cytosine methyltransferase — encoded protein: MHKIKAVSLFSGCGGFDYGVKQAGAEIIWANDNDQHAAYAYKSIFNDVDFHLGDIRKVKLFPQADILIGCYPCTGFSEAARRRWKELEERDIHQNDKNFLFEEFLRALKLVKPKFLFVENVRGMLSAGRGWFIQEQIRAFSELGYNITYSQVDASEYGVAQTRKRVFLVGVKKTIKDFKYSFPKVTHGSDGRNESRTLRDVIGGMVEWPEGEFYDGSFHGHYLTRNRKRAWDEPSFTIVAHGHHVPLHPKGSPMSFVSTDKWKLQGEFNRRLSWRECAKIQGLSSKMKLDGTLLDKYRVVGNSVPPKLSKVIVAPVLNYLNQ
- a CDS encoding DJ-1/PfpI family protein — translated: MKKIAIILFDEVEVLDFAGPFEVFSVTGKRKIGEPYEVFTVAEKETIAARNNLMVTPTYTFDTCPAVDIFLIPGGGGYHADGSPFGSRREMNNPAILDWIKGRNKHAELVLSVCTGALILAKANLLDNLEATTHFLAVDTLHEIAPNTKVSPEKRIVDNGKIILSAGVSAGIDMSFHVVEKLQGKEVAQEAARYMQYDYWE
- a CDS encoding aldo/keto reductase; the encoded protein is MNYKLFGQSGLRVSELCLGTMGFGTEWKWGADKELSQKIFDAYANAGGNFIDTANRYTEGTSEKFVGDFIAKDRDHFVVATKYTLRDRSGDLNFAGNHRKNLMRSVKESLWRLNTDYIDVLWVHMWDTLTPTEEIIKGLEDLITRGMVHYIGISDTPAWVVSQANTMAQLRGWNQFVGLQIEYSLIQRTVEAELLPMAKAYGMTVTPWAPLAGGALTGKYLKGDKGRLPDTSIRLGERSVTITKKVVEIADKLGVTASQVAINWTRQQKGQSIIPIVGATKEHQVQDVLGCLKFELPMDLINELNEVSKIELPFPQKFLTEPGVQDVLFGGVRDKMVDSRY
- a CDS encoding DUF3291 domain-containing protein; the encoded protein is MVTLTFYNYKKGFGWLGFLAMGWMRLPLWRNSEITFWKLLGVGQPGFKPQGDGRQWAVLIVWKRTPDKIYWWQKFLQAKSEVTSFHLLPLFGHGLWSGVDPFGHLKTTNLQSKKVAVLTRASIKWSKAKLFWQNVPAVSEDLNQSFRPEFTAGIGEIPYIRQATFSVWSSEVEMKKFAYQHAAHKKVIEMTKQHNWYSEELFYRFAVVKMKWVELE
- a CDS encoding DUF1905 domain-containing protein, producing MLRFNTTIEKFDKKGEKTGWSYITISSTQAKKLKTSKASFRVKGTIDTFKLKQMALIPMGDGDFILPVNATMRKALGKRQGDNVKVILAADDDKYVLSPDLMACLRDEPVAFSYFKILSGSHQKYFSKWIESAKTAQTKTKRILMAVTALGQGKGYPEMIRMNKKEIW
- a CDS encoding GIY-YIG nuclease family protein, encoding MQFTVYVLHSVSFDKIYIGYTSDLESRLRSHNELATKGWTMKFRPWNVVHSETFESKILALKREKELKSYQGRLFIRNDILKS
- the era gene encoding GTPase Era, which translates into the protein MMSATHKAGFVSIVGKPNVGKSSLMNKLVGENLSIITAKAQTTRHRIMGILNGEDFQIVYSDTPGIMEPKYELHQAMMSYVKVSLEDADVVLLIVELGEKFDENLFERFKSLTTPIILVINKCDLAIGSQAEDKVAYWKTLINAKEIITVSAKTGQNVELLLQRIKENLPTHPGYYDKEELTDRSERFFASEMIREKIFTNYEQEIPYSTEVGIESFKDEEKIIRIRATIYVERDSQKGIVIGKGGSSLKKVGTEARESMEAFFGKKVFLETHVKVADNWRKQKLKLKHFGYLDN
- the der gene encoding ribosome biogenesis GTPase Der → MANVIAIVGRPNVGKSTFFNRLVEQRQAIMDDMPGVTRDRHYGYAQWTNKFFTVIDTGGYVTGSDDKFESQIRRQVEMALEEATAVIFMVDCKDGLTGYDKEFAKVIRKSKKPVFVAANKADTPTKTLEANEFYELNMGEVFPISSENGSGTGELLDELVKVFPSEDPEDPEAGIPKIAIVGRPNVGKSSLLNMLLGHERSIVTDIAGTTRDAIHSRYKMFGNDFILIDTAGIRKKGKVTEDIEFYSVLRSLRALEESDVCIVVIDAERGLESQDVNIIVLAQKQNKGIVIMVNKWDLIEKDTKTADKFKKEMLEKLAPITYIPFIFASVVTKQRIFQVIEKAVQVYNNKTKKIPTSQLNDAMLPEIVHYPPAATKGKHIQIKYVTQVAAKSPAFAFFCNLPQYIQESYIRFLENRLREKFDFEGVPIRLFFRKK
- a CDS encoding SprT-like domain-containing protein — encoded protein: MEEEKVRQLLHQHVPPLAVEYCWGLWKTYRFAFKTKKARQSKVGDFTFRPGQRQQITINHDLHPYLFLTTYIHEVAHLIVHGQHGRKAEAHGHEWKNAFKKLLEPLLTEEIYPRPLLTLLKKHMVNPKASSYSDSKLTAAFRGYDVLKAKVMVLSQLPEGSIFHLQKRWFKKGETKRTRALCTEIKTKKKYLVPLDAEVGSAQLGMF
- a CDS encoding Uma2 family endonuclease → MQKALQSPPRTSMEVFEMLPEGTLAEVIDNRLYMSPSPKGKHQRTLRNLFRSIDQFVVQHDLGEVLFAPLDVYLDEEQNAVQPDLIFVGSEKLHIIDDDDVIHGVPDLIIEILSKGNQDHDEKVKKELYERFGVKEYWIVDPANKSTTGYQLLQGVYKSLESGNSKITSALFNHSFTF
- the murQ gene encoding N-acetylmuramic acid 6-phosphate etherase, producing MPTTTESSSHYNQLEHMSVSELLANINREDKGVPLAVEKVIPQIEALVKVIGDKMKQGGRLFYIGAGTSGRLGILDASEIPPTYGMPQGKVIGLIAGGDTAIRKAVENAEDDPHQAWKDLEKHAINLNDVLLGIAASGRTPYVIGGVQEAKKNGIITGCITCNEGSELAKNVDHPIEVVVGPEFVTGSTRMKAGTAQKLVLNMISTAAMIQLGRVKGNKMVDMQLTNHKLVNRGVKMIMDELQVSEIQAEELLKKFGNVRKAIEGKIFK
- a CDS encoding N-acetylglucosamine kinase, which translates into the protein MIIIADSGGSKIDWRFLFKNGEVGQANTPGFNPYYQPIEHLQQIIADSLMPLTTETVTKIFYYGTGVSSEKNQRIIQAAFATHYPEAKIEIGWDLLAAARALCGHEPGIACILGTGSNSCLYDGEKIIDNVANLGWILADEGSGTNLGRQLVFDCFRNNMPEKLAEQFKARFPWTREEVLEKVYQQEKPSAFLASFAKFIFQHLKEPYCYQLVYKHFESFYTNNVMKYANYHQVKVHFTGSIAFYFSDVLRQVANDKGITVKNILEGPIAGLTLYHKKDL